The following coding sequences lie in one Montipora foliosa isolate CH-2021 chromosome 11, ASM3666993v2, whole genome shotgun sequence genomic window:
- the LOC137975246 gene encoding neurensin-1-like: MSHPGRPRKTRSRSSHAKGSREESRFGIRYLHHHMFAGDTPVEKQVCPYDCKCAATMSSLYSVKTLVLLTVSILILLIGVTFMLVGYLIPRRPVVYLEKSDGSRTVVDQSAINFNTLLDDFTLVGTALVPLGAFLFCIILIIPVCRSSPSHRKGEYVKAPTEESTPARAVTKIPDSASITSEDTRSLSSASTIQKIPVLALVHNVQPEKKPDSLGKGGEFKMKSGKWKDSFGGGDE; this comes from the coding sequence ATGAGTCACCCGGGGAGACCTCGCAAGACCCGCTCTCGGTCCTCGCACGCGAAAGGATCTCGCGAGGAATCAAGATTTGGTATACGCTATCTTCACCATCACATGTTTGCGGGAGACACTCCTGTCGAAAAGCAAGTGTGCCCTTATGACTGTAAATGTGCGGCAACCATGTCTTCGCTTTACAGCGTTAAAACACTCGTTTTACTTACGGTGTCCATTCTTATCCTCTTAATCGGAGTGACTTTTATGCTGGTGGGTTATTTGATTCCTCGAAGACCGGTTGTTTATTTGGAGAAAAGCGATGGATCGAGAACAGTCGTAGACCAGAGCGCTATCAATTTTAATACGTTGTTAGATGATTTTACTTTGGTTGGGACAGCTCTTGTTCCTTTAGGAGCTTTCCTGTTTTGTATAATTCTCATTATTCCTGTCTGCCGTTCTTCCCCGAGCCACAGGAAAGGAGAGTATGTCAAAGCTCCAACCGAAGAATCTACCCCGGCCAGAGCCGTGACGAAAATCCCGGACAGCGCATCGATTACTTCAGAGGATACAAGATCTTTGAGCAGTGCCTCTACGATACAGAAAATACCTGTTCTTGCCCTCGTTCACAATGTCCAACCCGAGAAAAAACCAGACAGTTTAGGTAAAGGAGGAGAATTTAAAATGAAAAGTGGAAAATGGAAAGATTCTTTCGGCGGCGGGGACGAATGA